The Streptomyces europaeiscabiei genome window below encodes:
- a CDS encoding peptidoglycan-binding protein, translated as MSEPTASACPRCGTPRAADGTPACSCGRLASEAHRDIRTAQAEAAEDFDPVRIRPFVKVGDDSEPVAAPQADEREPQPGVPENGDAPTATPAEPHHAPAAPFDDESLLGDRPPSGEQPPLDEQPFVDEQPPDDRARAGRRRRRAVLGAAVGAVAAAVLVTVGIIGGLFSYEAPSRDGSGPEDIRAGLPEAAAGAKTPSAATPSVTASGASPSETASTSPTATPTESPATPTGSGTSTRTPSNSDATVTTAPAPPPTAGQPPVLGLGDRGTEVTELQLRLRQIGFYNADADGDYDPEVQSAVRGYQLTRVLLEDESGVYGEATRTSLESETSEP; from the coding sequence GTGAGTGAACCGACAGCCTCTGCCTGTCCGCGATGCGGTACGCCCCGGGCGGCGGACGGTACCCCGGCCTGCTCCTGCGGCCGCCTGGCGTCAGAAGCTCATCGGGACATCCGTACGGCGCAGGCCGAGGCGGCGGAGGACTTCGACCCGGTCCGCATAAGGCCGTTCGTGAAGGTCGGTGACGACAGCGAGCCGGTCGCCGCCCCGCAGGCAGACGAACGCGAGCCGCAGCCGGGTGTCCCGGAAAACGGCGACGCGCCGACGGCGACCCCTGCCGAGCCGCACCACGCACCGGCCGCTCCCTTCGACGACGAGAGCCTCCTCGGTGACCGACCTCCCTCCGGCGAGCAACCTCCCCTCGACGAACAGCCTTTCGTCGACGAACAGCCTCCCGACGACCGTGCCCGGGCCGGCCGCCGACGGCGCAGGGCGGTGCTGGGCGCGGCCGTGGGCGCCGTCGCGGCGGCCGTCCTGGTGACGGTGGGAATCATCGGCGGACTCTTCTCGTACGAGGCCCCCTCGCGCGACGGTTCGGGCCCCGAAGACATCAGGGCGGGGCTCCCGGAAGCGGCGGCCGGTGCCAAGACGCCGTCGGCGGCGACCCCGTCCGTCACGGCCTCCGGGGCATCCCCGTCCGAGACCGCCTCCACCTCGCCCACGGCGACCCCGACCGAGAGCCCGGCCACGCCCACCGGCTCCGGCACCTCGACCAGGACCCCGTCCAACAGCGACGCCACCGTCACGACGGCCCCCGCGCCGCCCCCGACCGCCGGGCAGCCGCCGGTACTCGGCCTCGGGGACCGGGGGACGGAGGTCACCGAACTCCAGCTCCGCCTGCGCCAGATCGGCTTCTACAACGCTGACGCCGACGGCGACTACGACCCGGAGGTCCAGAGCGCGGTCCGCGGCTACCAGCTCACCCGTGTCCTCCTGGAGGACGAGTCGGGCGTCTACGGCGAGGCGACCCGCACCTCGCTCGAATCGGAGACGTCGGAGCCGTGA
- a CDS encoding RICIN domain-containing protein, protein MSLSRPHPRPRSRPRARARALGAVAVLALGAPVAFSGSAAAAVPAYSVYLQNVVTGLNAADSSGTVAAHNPKGNEDHQQWTPVAVGGGHQLRNADESGICLGRSGTSAVTAACGADGTTWTIAEATNSAYTIGVPGTSQYLTGTSADSSLVQIGSSGEHARWYLTPVTHATTAMPSADTRTFDQVSFLTSHNAYANGVDGNFASFPVSLLPNQSRGLSRQLTDGVRGFMLDAYTVSGQAMLCHNSCDGVGSPVPLATDLQRMVDFLKANPGQFVTVFLEDYTSSDVLKSSLASVTGLSDVLYRPDQEGVATAGWPKMADLAARGKQLLIFSDRTRASDVSAGHATRNTFGVMYQREWTVENYWSMGGGLGGSDWSCYSRWGTSRPLTTDSTAFQPLFVMNHFRDYTISGTAETDNAKLLNRAQNFCTPAARKKPNYLAVDRYELGSPSPLTTVGNLNTYVLTAGQ, encoded by the coding sequence GTGAGCCTGTCCCGTCCCCATCCCCGTCCCCGCTCGCGCCCTCGCGCCCGTGCCCGCGCCCTGGGCGCGGTCGCCGTGCTCGCCCTGGGTGCGCCCGTCGCGTTCTCGGGGAGCGCCGCCGCGGCGGTCCCCGCGTACTCGGTCTATCTGCAGAACGTCGTCACCGGTCTCAACGCGGCGGACAGCAGCGGCACGGTCGCCGCGCACAACCCCAAGGGCAACGAGGACCACCAGCAGTGGACTCCGGTCGCCGTCGGCGGCGGCCACCAGTTGCGCAACGCCGACGAGTCGGGGATCTGCCTCGGGCGCAGCGGCACCTCGGCAGTGACCGCGGCCTGCGGCGCGGACGGCACCACGTGGACGATCGCCGAGGCCACGAACAGCGCGTACACGATCGGCGTGCCCGGCACCTCGCAGTACCTGACGGGCACCTCCGCCGACTCCTCCCTCGTGCAGATCGGGTCGAGCGGCGAGCACGCCCGCTGGTACCTGACACCGGTCACCCACGCCACGACGGCCATGCCGTCCGCCGACACCCGCACCTTCGACCAGGTCTCGTTCCTCACCTCGCACAACGCCTACGCCAACGGCGTCGACGGCAACTTCGCCTCGTTCCCCGTCAGTCTCCTCCCCAACCAGTCGCGTGGTCTCAGCCGGCAACTGACGGACGGTGTGCGGGGGTTCATGCTGGACGCGTACACCGTGTCGGGGCAGGCGATGCTCTGTCACAACAGCTGTGACGGGGTCGGCAGTCCGGTTCCGCTGGCCACCGACCTGCAGCGCATGGTCGACTTCCTCAAGGCCAACCCCGGTCAGTTCGTGACCGTCTTCCTGGAGGACTACACCTCCTCCGACGTCCTGAAGTCGTCGCTGGCCTCCGTCACCGGTCTGTCCGACGTGCTGTACCGGCCCGACCAGGAGGGCGTGGCGACGGCCGGCTGGCCGAAGATGGCGGACCTCGCCGCGCGGGGCAAGCAGTTGCTGATCTTCAGCGACCGCACGCGCGCGAGCGACGTCTCCGCCGGCCACGCCACCCGGAACACCTTCGGGGTGATGTACCAGCGCGAGTGGACCGTGGAGAACTACTGGTCCATGGGCGGTGGGCTCGGTGGCTCCGACTGGTCCTGCTACAGCCGCTGGGGCACGAGCAGACCGCTCACCACGGACTCGACCGCCTTCCAGCCGCTGTTCGTCATGAACCACTTCCGCGACTACACGATCAGCGGCACGGCCGAGACGGACAACGCCAAGCTCCTCAACCGCGCGCAGAACTTCTGCACTCCGGCCGCGCGCAAGAAGCCCAACTACCTCGCGGTGGACCGCTACGAGCTGGGCTCGCCGTCACCGCTCACGACGGTGGGGAACCTCAACACGTACGTCCTCACGGCGGGCCAGTAG